Proteins co-encoded in one Corvus moneduloides isolate bCorMon1 chromosome 7, bCorMon1.pri, whole genome shotgun sequence genomic window:
- the CHRNA1 gene encoding acetylcholine receptor subunit alpha: MMKVPCVLLLLISTAGLALCYEDETRLVEDLFKDYNKVVRPVEDHRDAVIVTVGLQLIQLISVDEVNQIVTTNVRLKQQWTDVNLRWNPDDYGGVKKIRIPSDDIWRPDLVLYNNADGDFAIVKYTKVLLEHTGLITWTPPAIFKSYCEIIVTHFPFDQQNCSMKLGTWTYDGTVVVINPESDRPDLSNFMESGEWVMKDYRGWKHWVYYACCPDTPYLDITYHFLMQRLPLYFIVNVIIPCLLFSFLTGLVFYLPTDSGEKMTLSISVLLSLTVFLLVIVELIPSTSSAVPLIGKYMLFTMVFVIASIIITVIVINTHHRSPSTHTMPHWVRKIFIDTIPNVMFFSTMKRPSRDKQDKNIFAEDIDISDISGKSGSVPVNFYSPLTKNPDVKNAIEGIKYIAETMKSDQEASNAAEEWKFVAMVLDHLLLGIFMLVCFIGTLAVFAGRLIELNQQG; the protein is encoded by the exons atgaTGAAGGTCCCTTGTGtactcctcctcctcatctccaCAG ctgggctggccCTGTGCTATGAAGATGAGACTCGCCTGGTGGAGGACTTGTTCAAGGACTACAACAAGGTGGTGCGCCCCGTGGAGGACCATCGGGACGCCGTCATTGTCACCGTGGGGCTGCAGCTCATCCAGCTCATTAGCGTG gatgaaGTAAATCAGATTGTGACAACCAATGTACGCCTGAAACAG CAATGGACAGACGTCAACCTCAGATGGAATCCAGATGACTACGGTGGCGTAAAAAAAATCCGCATCCCCTCAGATGATATCTGGCGGCCAGACCTTGTTCTTTACAACAA TGCAGACGGTGATTTTGCCATTGTAAAATACACCAAAGTCCTTCTGGAGCACACAGGTCTGATCACCTGGACACCACCAGCTATTTTTAAGAGTTACTGTGAAATTATAGTCACACACTTCCCATTTGACCAGCAGAACTGCAGTATGAAGTTGGGAACCTGGACATATGATGGTACAGTGGTTGTCATTAACCCG GAGAGTGATCGTCCAGATCTGAGTAACTTCATGGAGAGTGGGGAGTGGGTGATGAAGGATTACCGTGGCTGGAAGCACTGGGTTTACTACGCTTGCTGCCCTGACACCCCTTACCTGGACATCACCTACCACTTCCTCATGCAACGCCTGCCTCTCTACTTCATCGTGAACGTCATCATCCCCTGCCTGCTCTTCTCCTTTTTGACAGGGTTAGTTTTTTACCTACCCACAGATTCAG GTGAGAAAATGACTCTCagcatttctgttctgctgtctTTGACTGTGTTCCTGCTGGTCATCGTGGAGCTGATTCCCTCCACCTCCAGCGCAGTGCCTCTGATCGGCAAGTACATGCTGTTCACCATGGTGTTTGTCATCGCGTCGATCATCATCACGGTCATCGTCATCAACACCCACCACCGCTCCCCCAGCACTCACACCATGCCCCACTGGGTCAGGAAG ATCTTTATTGACACAATCCCAAACGTCATGTTTTTCTCTACAATGAAACGACCATCAAGAgacaaacaagacaaaaatatttttgcagaagaTATTGATATTTCTGACATTTCTGGGAAGTCAGGTTCTGTGCCTGTCAACTTCTACTCGCCGCTTACCAAAAATCCAGATGTGAAAAATGCTATAGAGGGAATCAAATACATTGCAGAAACGATGAAATCGGACCAAGAAGCCAGTAAT gCTGCAGAAGAGTGGAAGTTTGTTGCAATGGTGCTTGATCATCTTCTCCTTGGCATATTTATGCTAGTTTGTTTTATAGGAACATTAGCTGTATTTGCTGGTCGCCTTATTGAATTAAATCAGCAAGGATGA